A window of Hevea brasiliensis isolate MT/VB/25A 57/8 chromosome 14, ASM3005281v1, whole genome shotgun sequence contains these coding sequences:
- the LOC110671445 gene encoding probable mediator of RNA polymerase II transcription subunit 26c, with the protein MDIDDFRWILEITGVDVWTLIDSAILVASLDFGADLKQRRDKIVEMLYALSSSGRRRSTGRISDGHETRENRHEAKVGDGCGSRSIYGDEHEENDDELDPFAGLFDDKQKKILEIRQHLENPDQSQDSLVDLLQTLADMDMTFEALKDTGIGRHVSSLRKHSSNDVRRLVKQLIRKWKEIVDEWLRLNPQEEQASSTLTANGNSPQQKISRNQVPDVAYSPYTDKGSSGSDKKTCEPEGKPKPVPRKEAPPRPTQQSVSVSHNVQRQREQQQQREREVDYERLASTRKRLQENYKEALNAKKQRTIQVIDIHEIPRPKNAFFSKNRGGGS; encoded by the coding sequence ATGGATATAGATGATTTTCGATGGATTCTGGAGATTACGGGTGTTGACGTCTGGACTTTGATTGACAGTGCGATATTGGTGGCTTCGTTGGATTTCGGGGCTGACTTGAAGCAGCGGAGAGATAAGATTGTTGAAATGCTATACGCATTGAGCTCGTCTGGTCGACGTAGGAGTACGGGCAGGATTAGTGATGGGCATGAAACGAGAGAAAACAGACATGAAGCAAAAGTTGGAGATGGATGTGGAAGCAGGTCGATTTATGGAGATGAACATGAAGAAAACGATGATGAATTGGATCCATTTGCAGGATTGTTCGACGATAAGCAGAAGAAGATTTTAGAGATTAGACAACATCTTGAAAATCCTGACCAGTCTCAAGATTCTCTGGTTGATTTGCTTCAAACTTTAGCAGATATGGATATGACCTTCGAGGCACTCAAGGACACTGGTATTGGAAGACATGTCAGTAGCTTGAGAAAGCATTCATCCAATGATGTTCGGAGATTAGTGAAGCAACTTATCAGGAAATGGAAGGAAATTGTAGATGAATGGTTGAGGCTAAATCCTCAAGAAGAGCAAGCATCCTCTACTCTGACGGCTAATGGGAACTCCCCACAGCAGAAAATTTCCCGGAACCAGGTTCCTGATGTTGCATACTCTCCATATACAGACAAAGGGAGTTCTGGTTCAGACAAGAAAACTTGTGAACCAGAAGGAAAGCCAAAACCGGTTCCTCGAAAAGAAGCTCCTCCTAGACCTACCCAACAATCAGTTTCTGTTTCTCACAATGTGCAGAGACAGAGAGAGCAGCAGCAGCAAAGAGAGAGAGAAGTTGATTATGAGAGGCTGGCCTCCACAAGGAAGAGGCTTCAAGAGAATTACAAAGAAGCCTTAAATGCCAAGAAACAAAGAACAATTCAAGTGATAGACATACATGAGATTCCAAGACCAAAGAATGCCTTTTTTTCAAAGAACAGAGGTGGTGGGTCTTAG